From one Mytilus edulis chromosome 1, xbMytEdul2.2, whole genome shotgun sequence genomic stretch:
- the LOC139481415 gene encoding pancreatic lipase-related protein 2-like, translated as MFEQFSMNGRMDSFLIVLFILQSSVFVSGFFFNRNPEVCYDHIGCFSNVAPYDNANGRIPESPDHIQTEILLYTRQNPTEEFLLNAYDVSNIIHSHFDGSKKTVFIIHGYNDYATSDLIQDIKYELLIKDDMNVIAVNWQYGADNVIYAKSAANTRVVGAIIGELLKNLHSAGQTSYSKIHLVGHSLGAHICGYAGAIVGGRIAKITGLDPAGPCFELKDPVTRLDTSDAHYVEVIHTNGASLLQFGFGLDRAIGHADFYPNGGVRQPGCDANVHSTAFALITGRMGKFSAALACSHMRSFDLFIESINSDCAFIGIPCDSKEDFDAGLCTGCDDGCAEMGYNGQQNGHGRYYFSTNLAAPYCEE; from the exons gtttttttttcaataggaaTCCGGAAGTTTGTTATGACCATATAGGATGTTTCAGCAATGTAGCTCCGTACGATAACGCTAATGGTAGAATACCAGAATCTCCAGACCATATTCAAACAGAAATTTTATTATATACACGACAAAATCCGACGGAGGAGTTTCTACTGAATGCGTATGATGTGTCAAACATCATCCATTCACATTTCGATGGCAGTAAGAAAACAGTATTTATCATCCATGGTTACAACGACTACGCTACAAGTGATTTGATACAGGACATAAAATACGAACTTCTTATAAAG gATGACATGAATGTTATTGCAGTCAACTGGCAATATGGAGCAGATAACGTTATCTATGCAAAGTCTGCGGCAAACACGCGAGTCGTTGGGGCTATTATTGGggaacttttaaaaaatcttcattcTGCAGGACAAACAAGTTACAGCAAAATTCATCTCGTTGGACACAGTTTGGGCGCCCATATTTGCGGATATGCAGGTGCCATCGTAGGCGGAAGAATAGCAAAAATTACAG GACTTGATCCAGCTGGACCCTGTTTTGAGTTAAAAGACCCGGTAACACGATTAGACACATCTGATGCTCATTACGTAGAAGTTATACACACAAATGGAGCTTCTCTTCTACAATTCG GTTTTGGATTAGATAGAGCAATTGGTCATGCTGACTTTTATCCAAATGGAGGTGTACGACAGCCTGGTTGTGACGCTAATGTACATTCTACTGCGTTCGCTTTAATAACTGGCAGAATGGGAA agTTTTCAGCAGCACTAGCATGTAGTCATATGAGGTCTTTCGACTTGTTTATAGAATCTATCAATTCAGATTGCGCCTTCATTGGAATACCTTGCGACAGTAAAGAGGATTTCGATGCCGGCCTTTGCACTGGATGTGATGATGGATGTGCTGAAATGGGATATAATGGTCAACAAAACGGCCATGGGAGATACTACTTCTCAACGAATTTAGCAGCGCCATATTGTGAAGAATAA